A genomic segment from Gammaproteobacteria bacterium encodes:
- a CDS encoding DUF1294 domain-containing protein, producing the protein MQGKVVKYNASKGYGFIRCDEFKDDIFVHIKNVNNARKLRSGQTVSFEVQETPKGLAAVSVKSSSVNKTIFTTFVVLSLLITAASFVGAYTYGKTGLLPVYLVVINVSTFLMYGYDKSVAGTHKARVPEDRLHLFALLGGSPAAFAAQKFFRHKTMKKSFKIMYWVIVIIQAGLFWIYWQEWDKVLILIQKLAN; encoded by the coding sequence TTGCAAGGTAAAGTAGTAAAATACAATGCTTCCAAAGGTTACGGATTCATTCGTTGTGATGAATTCAAAGATGATATTTTTGTACATATTAAAAATGTTAATAATGCCAGAAAGTTAAGATCTGGGCAGACAGTGAGTTTTGAGGTGCAAGAAACCCCCAAGGGTTTAGCAGCTGTTTCGGTTAAGTCTTCTAGTGTTAATAAAACTATTTTTACCACCTTTGTTGTACTGTCTTTACTCATAACTGCAGCATCATTTGTTGGAGCATATACATATGGCAAGACCGGATTATTACCAGTTTATTTGGTCGTTATCAATGTAAGCACCTTTTTAATGTATGGCTATGATAAATCAGTGGCTGGCACGCATAAGGCCAGAGTGCCAGAAGATAGGCTGCATTTATTCGCTTTACTTGGGGGTTCACCGGCTGCTTTTGCGGCACAAAAGTTTTTCCGGCACAAGACCATGAAAAAATCATTTAAAATCATGTATTGGGTGATAGTTATTATCCAAGCAGGATTATTCTGGATTTACTGGCAGGAATGGGACAAGGTACTTATATTAATCCAGAAATTAGCTAATTAA
- a CDS encoding isoprenylcysteine carboxylmethyltransferase family protein, with product MHLKLPPPVITFFAAVMMFGIHMWVPVARLTLEHRKPIAMLWIICGAALAIAGIVQFAKAKTTIHPLEPQKANVLVVHGIYRHTRNPMYLGLVLVLIGWGIALSNAAGFVVIPLFMWYMTVFQIKPEEAALQEKFGESFSNYCQHVRRWV from the coding sequence ATGCATCTTAAACTACCGCCCCCTGTGATCACTTTTTTTGCCGCTGTAATGATGTTTGGCATTCATATGTGGGTGCCTGTAGCCAGGCTCACCCTTGAGCATCGTAAACCGATTGCGATGTTGTGGATTATTTGCGGTGCGGCGTTGGCAATTGCCGGTATTGTGCAATTCGCGAAAGCCAAAACCACTATTCACCCCCTTGAACCGCAGAAAGCCAATGTCCTGGTAGTGCACGGTATTTACCGCCACACGCGTAACCCGATGTATCTTGGGTTGGTGTTGGTTCTGATCGGTTGGGGCATTGCCTTATCCAATGCCGCCGGATTTGTGGTGATTCCCTTATTCATGTGGTACATGACTGTGTTTCAGATCAAGCCCGAAGAAGCGGCTTTGCAGGAAAAATTTGGCGAAAGCTTTAGTAATTATTGCCAACATGTACGACGCTGGGTTTAG
- a CDS encoding glutathione peroxidase has product MDELNAYKAGLGVAPDSDKSPDNVTTPEQDAQTSFSNSSENIATQTDSNTPGPDNKTDAKEQSKHSSEDASKADISNAEAEQNANAETSSENETDKDFEKAPAEVKLDNSRSIHELMISDIDGKEIAFKEYKNRVVMLVNVASECGYTPQYRGLHVLHEKYRNRGFTVIGVPCNQFGGQEPGREAEIKAFCLVNYNVMFPLTSKIEVNGPRQHPLYDVLTGADAEYPGDISWNFEKFLIGKDGKVIKRYAPAVEPTSSEVIRDVEKALGQ; this is encoded by the coding sequence ATGGATGAGCTCAATGCCTATAAAGCAGGCCTGGGTGTTGCGCCTGATAGTGATAAAAGTCCGGACAACGTAACAACCCCCGAGCAAGACGCCCAAACATCCTTCTCTAATTCGTCAGAAAACATTGCAACGCAAACTGATTCGAATACTCCCGGTCCTGATAACAAAACAGATGCAAAAGAACAGTCCAAGCACAGTTCCGAAGATGCTTCCAAAGCAGATATTTCAAATGCTGAAGCAGAACAAAATGCGAATGCCGAGACAAGCAGCGAAAATGAGACTGACAAAGATTTCGAAAAAGCACCAGCTGAAGTCAAACTGGATAATTCACGCAGTATTCACGAGCTCATGATCAGTGACATCGACGGTAAGGAAATTGCCTTTAAAGAATATAAAAATCGTGTGGTGATGTTGGTTAATGTTGCCAGTGAATGCGGTTATACCCCGCAGTATCGTGGCCTGCATGTGTTGCATGAAAAATACCGCAATCGGGGATTTACGGTAATAGGCGTCCCGTGCAATCAATTCGGTGGGCAAGAACCGGGTCGCGAGGCTGAGATCAAAGCCTTTTGTCTGGTCAATTACAATGTGATGTTTCCGCTGACCAGCAAGATCGAGGTCAATGGTCCACGCCAGCACCCCTTGTACGATGTGCTCACCGGCGCCGACGCCGAATACCCGGGCGATATAAGCTGGAACTTCGAAAAATTCCTGATCGGTAAAGACGGCAAGGTCATCAAACGTTATGCTCCGGCGGTGGAACCCACGTCATCAGAAGTCATTCGCGATGTGGAAAAAGCCTTGGGGCAATAA